The Candidatus Moraniibacteriota bacterium nucleotide sequence AAGGGAGTTTTTTTTGAAATTCCCTGAGGGAAGTTTGGATTGGGGTGATGAATGACAGTCTTCTTTAAACATATTTCATTAAAAATATACAAAAAATTCTTTAAGAGACGGAAAAATTTGAGGGAGAAAAATAACCAAAAAGATTCCTGAAATCAAGAATGGTGCAAAAGGCACCTGGCTTTTTATTGTTTTCCTGCCCAGAATTATAAGAGCTATGCTTGTAAGCGCGCCGATCGTAAAGGAAAACATCAATGCCCAAATAATGTTCGGCCAACCAACAATAAATCCGGCCAAAAGACCAACATATGCATCGCCATAGCCCATCCATGTTTCTTTGGAATAAGAAGCGAGACCGAAAAAAAATAAAAATGCTATTAACCCTCCAACTATACCAGAAATGGTTTTGAGATCGAGTATTGATCCAGCAATATAAAAACTCTTCCAATCAACAGACAAGAAATACAATGCTGATATGATAAGGCCTATCCAGAGAATCAGTAGGGGTATTTCCATATATTTCAGATCATAAACAAAAATGATAACCAGCAGGGAAAAAATAACCAAATAATAGCCGGAAAGGAGCCAGCTTGAAGAATTGTAGGAGTAGAAAAAATAATTGCCGACAAGGGCGAAAATGACCCCGGTTGCTAGTTCCAGAATCGGATATTGCCAGGAAATTTTTTCACCGCAGTCGCGGCACTTGGCCGACAAAAGAAGAAAACTCAGAAGAGGAATGTTATCAAACCACCTGATTTTCTTTTTGCATTTTGGACAATGCGAACGCTCCAAAAGAGACTCCACCGCATTCAGGCGATAGACGACAGCATTCAGAAAACTGCCAATAATGAGACCGAATATAAAAAAAATAATGACCATAAAAATTATCAGACGAATTTAGATTTGATAAATTTAATCAAAGCAACAAAAAGTAATTTTTATTACTAAAAGGTTAAGTTTTATTGACTCAAAAACATTTACTAATCTCCGGATTGCAGGTAATAGTTTTTGTATTATCTGTAATATCCCATGCTTTGTACGTGGAGCTTGTTCCAGAAGTATAACCCCAACCTATTTTTGTATCAAAAGCTGGAAAATTAGCATTAGCACCACTACAAACCGGACTGCCTGCTGATGGATTTATAGGAATTGCCTGGCTTCTCATGTAGCAGTCAGTTGCATAAGGCAATATGCTTCTCATTGTCTGAAGAGCTGAAGCTTTATGACTTTTTTCTCTAGAACTATTAGTAGCAGCTATTATAGCAGCAACTAAAATAACTATAACAGCCATAACTATCAAGAGTTCCAGGAGGGTAAAACCTTTTTTTCTTGAAAAAAATTTTTTCATATATTTTTATTTTTTTATTTCTTAAAAAATATTAAACAATTTACAGCTTGCCAATGTACTATTGGCAAGCAAAAATAGTTCAGTATTCAACTATGTGCATGACCCTGTATCAACAGTACATGTAATAGTAGTTCCATTGCAAGTTGTTGATAATACACCCGCGTTGTATGCTGTGCCAGTACAATAAGTACCTACTTCTGGCCAGTTTGGTCCATCGGTACAAATTGGGTTTGCTGTGTTATAAGCACTTATAGTATAGTTATTCAAATTACATTCTGTTAAATATGGCATAGTACTTTTAAGCGTCTGTTTAGCAGCAGCTGTTTGAGCTTTTTGACGAGCGCTTGAAGTGCTTACCAAAATAACTCCGGCCAAAATACCGATGATCGCAATAACGATCAACAATTCGATCAACGTGAAACCTTTTTTCATTTTTTTCATAATTTCACACCTCCTTCCGCCAATTTTGTTAAAATCTCTGATTTTGCCACAAAATTGAGCGTCCCGTAAAATTCTCTGCAGAAATTTTGCATCACCTGCAGTAAAAGCCACAGGTGTTTCCGAGCGCTATCTTTTTTAAAAACAGACTTGCTCGGAATTTTTACGGGACAACCACTTTGCAACTAATTTTTGATTCTAAACAAAACGTTATTTGTTATATCCAATTTTTCCAATTTTTATTTTAATTACTACACGCAATCATTCGTAGCCATACTGCAAGTTATCGTGTTACCATCCTTTTCCAAAAAAAAGCTATAAGTTCCACCCACAACTGCACCTGATGAACCATTGTAATTCCAGCCTGTTTTTGCATTTATGGCAGGCCATGCTACGCTATGCCCAGTTGCACCTTGACATATAGTACTTCCTTCTGCTGGAGTAGAAGCGGTGCCACCATCATCAGCACATATGACGAGTTCCGGCAGGACACTGGCAGCACTTGTCAATGCCGATGCTTTTTTCGATTTTTCCACTGCACCTTTGGTGCTGACCATAACAACACTAGCCAGTATTCCGATAATCGCCATAACGACCAGAAGTTCAATCAGGGTGAAACCTTTCGCGGATGAAAATTTATTTTTTTGATTTATCATAAGTTTATAATAACACATTATTTGTTAAATTTAAACCTAATTATACCCATGCAATCTTTTATATGGATCCCGCTATGTTGTATATCGGCACCAGTATGGCAAAAACCAAAAATCCAACCCCGACTCCAAGAATAGAAATGAGAATAGGTTCAAGCATTGAAGAAAGATTGCGCGTGATGCGATCCACTTCCTTGGAGTAGAAAAAGGAAACATTTTTCAGCACTTCGGCTATTTTTCCCGAGTCTTCGCCAATCTTTATCATTTGAGCTACAATAGGAGGAAAACATGAAGAACTGCGTGAAAATACTTCACTCATGGATCCGCCCGTTTTTACTTCATCCGCAGCTCTGAGTATAACGCTTTCAAAAACAGTGCTATTTACAACTTCGCTTACAATTGCAAGGCCCCTGACAAGCGGAATGCCTCCGATCATAAGTACCGAAAGATTTTCGGCAAATCTGGCTATGTAAATATATTGGAAAAGCGGACCAATGACAGGAAGTTTCATTTTGAATGAATCCCATTCTCTTTTGCCATCTTCAGTCCTGAGATAATAAATCGTTGATAATATTATGAATATTATAATCGACATCGTAACCCACCAGTATCTATTAATGAAAGCGCTGGCATCCATAAGCATGCTGGTGTACCAAGGTATATCGACGTTCAAATCTTTGAAAACATCTGTGAGCTTCGGCAAGACAAAAGCAAAAGTTCCAAAACCGATTATCAGAGCCGCTGAAAGCACGAAAATAGGATAGAACATAGCGCTTCTTATTTTTGAACTTAATTCATAATTTTTTTCCGTATTTTCAGCTAGAAACAAAATGCTGCGTTGCAGATTTCCGGAAAGTTCTCCTGCTTTGACCATACTGACTGCCAGAGTTTCAAAAACATCCGGGTGTTTCTGCATAGCTTCTGAAAGCGGTGATCCGTCCTCTATATTATCCACCAATTCTCCGATGATCCTCTTCAAGTATGCATTGCTTGTCTGTTCCCTTACGGCATTAAGCGATGAAACTATTGTAACCTTAGCTTCAATCAAAGTCGCCAGCTGCCGGAAAAAAACTGAAATTTCCCTGGCACTGGCTCCGTTCCAGATGCGCATAACTTCCCTGAATACTTCAGGAGTTTCTTTTTCTTTCTCGATAGAGAGAGGCAATAATCCTTTTTCCTGAAGCATCGCTATCGCCTTTTCATTATTCAGGGCTTCTATTTTTCCTTGCTGGACTTCTCCTGACAGATTTCTGGCTTGGTATAAAAATTTCATAAATTTATATTTATTTTAAGACTTGAAATTTTATCTATTTTTTTTATTTGTTAACATATTCAAATATTCTTTGTTTTCGGTATATTGCAACGCATCTTCAAAGGTCACAAGTCCCCGATGAACCAAATCAGCCAAGGAATTTTCCAAAGTCACCATGCCATCTTTAAGGCTTGTTTCAATCACGGATTTTATCTGATATGTCTTATTTTCACGTATTAGATTTGCTACTGCATTATTGTTGATCATTATTTCCAAAGCAGGAACTCTGCCACCTCCGATTTTTGGCAGCAATCTTTGGGAGACAACCCCGATCAAAACACTTGCCAACTGGGATCTGATTTGATTTTGCTGGTGAGACGGAAAAACATCTACCAACCTGTCGACTGTCTGGGATGTATCATTTGTATGCAAAGTGGCAAGAATCAGATGCCCAGTTTCAGCCGCAGTCACAGCCGTGCTGATAGTGTCCAAATCTCTAAGTTCACCAATAAGAACTACATTTGCATCTTCGCGAAAAACACTGCGCAATCCCGAGGAAAATGATTTAGTATCTCTTCCCACTTCCCGCTGATTTATAATGCACCGATCCTGTTCATAAAGATATTCTATCGGATCTTCAATAGTTATTATATTTTTATCTTCGTTATGATTAATAAAATCAACAAGTGCCGAAAGCGTAGTTGATTTTCCATGACCCACCGGACCAGTCACTATAAACAAACCTTGCGTGTTATGTGTGAAGTCATAAAGTATGGGAGGAATACTCAGTTCTTCCAGCGTCTTAAGACGGCTTGAAATCATACGCATGGCCACACTTATGTTTCCCTGCTGGAAAAAAACATTTGTTCTGAAACGGGCTTTATCCTCAAAATTATAAGAAAAATCAACCTGCCCTTCTGCAATAAGCTTTTTTTTATTTTCTTCACTGAGAATAACATCACTAAGTGCCTGAGTATCTTCTGCTTGTAAAATTTTTTCCTGAGTTATCGGATACAGTTTTCCATCCAAACGAAGAGTGGGATATCTGCCGACAACTAAGTGGAGATCGGAAGCATTCTGCTGAGCAACTAATCTTAGTAAATTTTTTATTCTTTGGTCGCTATGTGTTATTAATGGCATTTTTTGTTTTTATTTTTAAAAATATTTTTTCAGTCTTAATTTTCTTTATTATAGCAAAAATTAACCTTTCAACAAATTTCTTACCTTTTGTACGACTTCTGAGGGAGTGAAATGTGATTTTATAAGATAATCATTAATTCCAAAATCTTCACTTTCACTTATTTTTTCTTTTTCAGAGATGTTAGTAAGCATTACCACGGGAATTTTCTTCCATTCCTTTTTACCTCTTATATTTTTCAAGGTTTCCATACCATCCATATAAGGCATAACTATATCCAGCAAAATCACATCTGGAACAGATTCCTCGATTTTCTTCAGGGCTTCCAATCCATTTTCTGCTATTGAAACCTCGAATCCTTCCTGTGAAAATTTAACACTATAAATATCCCGGATAAAAGGATCGTCTTCAACAAGCAGTACTTTTTTTATTTTTTCAGACATAAAATTTTAAGGTTAAGAGTTATTCTTTATGCTTTTTATCCAAAATCGTATTTTTTGATTCAATTTATATTATTTATCGTCTTCAACTTCCCCGCCGACACTTTTGCTACCTTCAGTGACTCGCTGCACTTCTTCTACGGTCGTCAAACCTTTTAAAATTTTCAACACTCCATCCTGCTCTATCTTTATCATGCCATGCTCATCGGCATATTTCTGCACTTCCTGCTCAGTTCCAGCCTTTTCTGAAATTATTTCTTTTATGTCATCATTTATTTCAATCGCCTCAAAAATAGCTATGCGTCCTTTATATCCACTGTTGTCACAATTTTCGCATCCCTTTCCTTTATAGATATGAACGCCTTTAGACAAATCTACTCCATACTTTTCTATTTCTTCTTTGGGAAGATTTCCAACTTGGCTGTTTATATATTCAGCGATTTTACTGTTTAGCTTTATTTCCTGTCTGCAATCAAGGCAAATTCTGCGAACTAATCTTTGTGCTGCAACAACTTTTATAGAAGAAGACAGCAAAAATGGTTCTATGCCCATATCGACAAGTCTTGGAATTGCACCTATAGAACTGTTGGTGTGCAATGTTGAGAGCACTAAATGGCCAGTGAGTGCGGCATGTATGCTTAATTCAGCAGTTTCACTGTCGCGAATTTCCCCTACCATTATAATGTTCGGATCTTGACGCAATATGGATCTCAGGCCGCTGGCAAATGTATAACCAATTTCTGGATTTATTTGGCTTTGATTTACACCAGATATCGAATATTCAACTGGATCTTCAAGCGTAATTATATTCCTTTCTTCCTTGTTCAAAACACCCAGGCAAGCATAAAGAGTTGTTGATTTTCCGCTTCCAGTCGGTCCCGTCAGTAAAATAATTCCATATGGCTCTTTTATGTTTTTAATTAAGATTTCTTTCCCCTTGCCCATAATTCCCATGCCTTCAAAATCTATGAGCTTGTTTTTGTTGTCCAAAAGACGCATTACTACTTTTTCACCATCGACAACAGGCAATGTTGAAACGCGAAAATCAACCAAATGACCTTCGTCATTAACACTGAAGCGACCATCTTGCGGTTTTCTTTTTTCATCAATCTTAAGATTTGAAAGTATTTTTACTCTTGAAACTACTGCACGTCCAACTCCCTTCGGGATTGTCAATGACGAAAAAAGGACTCCATCAACCCGGAACCTTACCCTATATTCTTTGGTTACAGGTTCTATATGGATATCGCTCGCCTTACCGTCAATAGCATGTTTTATTATGACATTGAGAAGTTTTGCCACTGGAGCAAATTGAATGCTATCCTTGTCTTCTTTGTCTTCTTTTTTATTATCCAGTTCGTCTTCAACATCATCTTCATTCTGCAATATTTCCATAACTTCCTTTATGGCTTCCTCTGTTCCGCCTGAATATTGTTCAAACATATCGTCAAACATCTCCTGAGAAATGAGATATAATTCAATTTCGAGCTTTCTTTCTTCTGCGATAAAACGCAAGATGTTCAGCGCATTAATATTGGTTGGTTCAACAATGCCTATTTTTACTTTTTTCTTATCCCTTTCAAATGCTATTATTTTATGCTGGAGAGATACATCCTTTGAAATTATATTCATCACATCATCTTCTATTCTTGGAATTCTTTCTAGATAAGGCATGTTTAAGCTCTTTGCCATATTAACAAGGGCTTCAGACTTATAGGACATGGAGCCTATTTTTTTCTGCTGAATCCCAATATTTTGTATAATTTTGTCCTGCTGACTCATGAAAAATTTTTCACAACAAAACCGCTTTTGGTTTGGAAATGAATATTTTTAACTATTTATTTTATTATTTTTAACTAAGCTGGAATTATGGCAAGAAAGGATTGACTCTTCCTTTGTTGCTGCTACTGACTATGGAAGACACCGATTCTGTCTTCTGAGAAACATACTGCTTCAATACGCTTATGGTTTCACTGTCGATTTTAGCTTCAAAACTAGAAATCTTGAAGTTGCTTGCCTTGACAGGTGGAAGATAACCAAAGCTGACAATAATTTCAGCAGAAAGTTCGGAAGAATTCGTGCTAGCAGCCGTATTTTTTTTGTCAGTAGTATTCCCTGAACTAACATTCTTTACTTCTTTTTTGTAAATATTCAGTGATTTTATATTATTAAACAAAAACATTTTCTGTAGTTGATCGATAAAAAGCCTGATTTTTTCATATCCCCCGCTTACTGTTACTGTAGCCTCACTAAACCGCACTTCATTAGCATTATCAGAAGAAATTTGCCCGCCAGCCGAATTTTTCGTTGGAGAAGTATTTTGTAAGCTCGAACCTTCCGAACTTTTCATAGAAACATTATCTAAAGAAACTCCTGCATCAGAAGCCAAATAATTCATCCCGCCGATAATTTTTTCTTCAACTTTTTTATTAGGCAAATAGCTATTGATCAGGGTCACATCACCACTGCTGCTCGCAATCTGTTTTCCAACAGCTTCGATGGCAGAGGCTTTATCTTTTATTTCTTGCAAAGATTTTTCATTCTCTTTTTTTTCTTGATTAATACTGCTTATATTCATAATTTCAGGCCATATATATACCATGAAAATTGAAACAGAAACAACCAGAACTATCGGGAAAAAAAGATATTTTAATCGCATTTTTTTGTCACCCGGATTTTTCGCTTATACAAAACAAAAGCCGGGATGCAATATTTAAGAAATTATTTTATTAAATTATGATTTAACACTTAACTCAACGCTAAATGAAATTTTTTCTGTCCCGCGAGAAATACTAGTCAGAACAACACTTGTAAAATAATTAGAATCTTTAAAATTCAATATCTGTCTGGCTGCATCGCTAAAATTTTTAGCATCAAATACCATAGTAATCTTATTCTTACCGTCTTCGTATTTATAGGATGAAATGACAACACCAGAATTTATTTCAGCACCCACATTATCAAGAACTTTAGTCATCTGCAGGCGTGAAACTTGGTTATTTTTTATGTTTAAATTGCTTCTTATCTGCTTCAGCCTTGATTGCACGTCAATAACCTTTTCAAGACTTCCCAGATTTGCCATATTTGTTTGTTCTTTTTCTATTTCTTCTTTCAGAGCTTGATTTTGTTTCTCCATGAAAGAAACATAAAATTTAAGACCCACTAGCACCAGAATAACAATAACAAGGATGCTGATTGAAAAAATAAAACCACTGCTGGCAGAAAGATTTTTTTGTTTTTTTGGTTGATTTTGATATAAATTTATTGTGGTCATTTTGGCCTGTCCTGTTGAATTTCGTAAAAAGCGAATATTCAACCCGGATTTTATATGTTATTAAAAAATAAATTATTTACGTTTATATTCTTCAGCTCCCCTTAAAGCTAAACCAAGAGCCACTGTAAATGATCCACCCAGTCTTTTGATCAGTGCTGCGACATTATTATCCTTAATCATGATTCTTCTCCAAGGATCTGCCACTTTAACATCCATCTTTAAAAAATTTGAAAGGTATTGTTCCAAACCTTTCATTTTAGATGTTCCGCCCGACAACAAAACTCCGTCTATTCTGATATTTTTATTCTTTATTTTATATGCATCCAATATTCTCTTGGACTCGCTAGCAATAAATTCCAGAATCGGAATAACCAAGCGAGACTCATTGCTATTTAAGAAATCCTTTTCCCCTTTCTTGAGATCTTCTCCTCTTTGCTTGGAAATATTCATGCTTTCGCTTATAGTTGAAGTTATTTCATTTCCTCCCGCATCAATATTGCGATTGACAACAACAACTCCTTTTTCAACCAAAATAATATTGGTTGCCCGAGAACCTATGTCTATTATCAGAAAATTTCCAGCATCATCATTTATCAATGACCTGACTATTGAAAAAGTTTCCAGTTCAATGGCCGCTACGTTAACATTGGTTTCTCCCAATAACCTCTCAAAACGTTCCACATCTTTTTTGGGAGCAGCGACAAGAAGCACTTTTATTTTCTTGCCCTTAATGCCTCCAACGTCAGGCATTTGCGAGGATAATGTGCTAGTGTCACTTATATGTTCAATAATTTCCCAACTCATCGCTATTTCATCAAGTGAGCTTGGAATATATTTATGAGCTTCGAATTGTATCGCTTTTGCCAATTCATCGTTTTCCATTTCGGGTAATTCTATGATAGTGATAAGACCACTGAAGCCAGGAATTGAAACATACGCTGATTTAGACTTCAAATCCATCATTTCAACTAATTTTTTTATCGCTTCCGCCATTTTTTGCTCGTAAAAATGTTTTTTGGGGTCAATATTCTGTTTTTCACCTACATTTTGCTTTAAATCAACAAAACCATAATTTTCCAAAAACACTTTCTGATCTTTATAGGAAAGCTCAACTACCTTGATTGAAGATGTGCCAAAATCAATGCCAACAAAACGATTTTTATTGCTTTTTAAAAATTCTAACATTTTTTGTATTTGTGTTAAGCTAAAAGTTATAAGTTCGCATTAATAATAACATATTTTTATAAATCAAACAACAACATGGGCGAGTTATCCACAGTTTTTAGCAGATCATACAAGCTTATACTTGATATTCTTTTCCCCATCACCTGCATATCATGTGGAAAGGAAGATGAATGGATTTGCCAGGATTGCTTATCAAACATTTTCATAAAAAATGAGCATGTTTGCGGCATATGCGAAAAAGTAATTACTCCTGATGGGAAAACTTGCTTGGCATGCAAGAAAAAAAGTGCTTTAGGCGCTCTTATCACTGCTGTTTCCTATAAAAACCCTACTGTGGCCCAAGCTGTGCACTTTTATAAATACCGTTTTATTCCAGATTTACATATACAGCTTGGAAATTTAATGATAAAAGCAATTCAAAAAACCGACTTGCCTTTGCCGGATATTATAATTCCTATTCCCCTGCACCCCAGAAGACTCCGCTGGCGCGGATTTAATCAGTCAGCACTGC carries:
- a CDS encoding prepilin peptidase, with the translated sequence MVIIFFIFGLIIGSFLNAVVYRLNAVESLLERSHCPKCKKKIRWFDNIPLLSFLLLSAKCRDCGEKISWQYPILELATGVIFALVGNYFFYSYNSSSWLLSGYYLVIFSLLVIIFVYDLKYMEIPLLILWIGLIISALYFLSVDWKSFYIAGSILDLKTISGIVGGLIAFLFFFGLASYSKETWMGYGDAYVGLLAGFIVGWPNIIWALMFSFTIGALTSIALIILGRKTIKSQVPFAPFLISGIFLVIFLPQIFPSLKEFFVYF
- a CDS encoding type II secretion system protein: MKKFFSRKKGFTLLELLIVMAVIVILVAAIIAATNSSREKSHKASALQTMRSILPYATDCYMRSQAIPINPSAGSPVCSGANANFPAFDTKIGWGYTSGTSSTYKAWDITDNTKTITCNPEISKCF
- a CDS encoding type II secretion system protein codes for the protein MKKMKKGFTLIELLIVIAIIGILAGVILVSTSSARQKAQTAAAKQTLKSTMPYLTECNLNNYTISAYNTANPICTDGPNWPEVGTYCTGTAYNAGVLSTTCNGTTITCTVDTGSCT
- a CDS encoding type II secretion system protein — its product is MINQKNKFSSAKGFTLIELLVVMAIIGILASVVMVSTKGAVEKSKKASALTSAASVLPELVICADDGGTASTPAEGSTICQGATGHSVAWPAINAKTGWNYNGSSGAVVGGTYSFFLEKDGNTITCSMATNDCV
- a CDS encoding type II secretion system F family protein, which produces MKFLYQARNLSGEVQQGKIEALNNEKAIAMLQEKGLLPLSIEKEKETPEVFREVMRIWNGASAREISVFFRQLATLIEAKVTIVSSLNAVREQTSNAYLKRIIGELVDNIEDGSPLSEAMQKHPDVFETLAVSMVKAGELSGNLQRSILFLAENTEKNYELSSKIRSAMFYPIFVLSAALIIGFGTFAFVLPKLTDVFKDLNVDIPWYTSMLMDASAFINRYWWVTMSIIIFIILSTIYYLRTEDGKREWDSFKMKLPVIGPLFQYIYIARFAENLSVLMIGGIPLVRGLAIVSEVVNSTVFESVILRAADEVKTGGSMSEVFSRSSSCFPPIVAQMIKIGEDSGKIAEVLKNVSFFYSKEVDRITRNLSSMLEPILISILGVGVGFLVFAILVPIYNIAGSI
- a CDS encoding type IV pilus twitching motility protein PilT yields the protein MPLITHSDQRIKNLLRLVAQQNASDLHLVVGRYPTLRLDGKLYPITQEKILQAEDTQALSDVILSEENKKKLIAEGQVDFSYNFEDKARFRTNVFFQQGNISVAMRMISSRLKTLEELSIPPILYDFTHNTQGLFIVTGPVGHGKSTTLSALVDFINHNEDKNIITIEDPIEYLYEQDRCIINQREVGRDTKSFSSGLRSVFREDANVVLIGELRDLDTISTAVTAAETGHLILATLHTNDTSQTVDRLVDVFPSHQQNQIRSQLASVLIGVVSQRLLPKIGGGRVPALEIMINNNAVANLIRENKTYQIKSVIETSLKDGMVTLENSLADLVHRGLVTFEDALQYTENKEYLNMLTNKKNR
- a CDS encoding response regulator transcription factor, with the protein product MSEKIKKVLLVEDDPFIRDIYSVKFSQEGFEVSIAENGLEALKKIEESVPDVILLDIVMPYMDGMETLKNIRGKKEWKKIPVVMLTNISEKEKISESEDFGINDYLIKSHFTPSEVVQKVRNLLKG
- a CDS encoding GspE/PulE family protein; the protein is MSQQDKIIQNIGIQQKKIGSMSYKSEALVNMAKSLNMPYLERIPRIEDDVMNIISKDVSLQHKIIAFERDKKKVKIGIVEPTNINALNILRFIAEERKLEIELYLISQEMFDDMFEQYSGGTEEAIKEVMEILQNEDDVEDELDNKKEDKEDKDSIQFAPVAKLLNVIIKHAIDGKASDIHIEPVTKEYRVRFRVDGVLFSSLTIPKGVGRAVVSRVKILSNLKIDEKRKPQDGRFSVNDEGHLVDFRVSTLPVVDGEKVVMRLLDNKNKLIDFEGMGIMGKGKEILIKNIKEPYGIILLTGPTGSGKSTTLYACLGVLNKEERNIITLEDPVEYSISGVNQSQINPEIGYTFASGLRSILRQDPNIIMVGEIRDSETAELSIHAALTGHLVLSTLHTNSSIGAIPRLVDMGIEPFLLSSSIKVVAAQRLVRRICLDCRQEIKLNSKIAEYINSQVGNLPKEEIEKYGVDLSKGVHIYKGKGCENCDNSGYKGRIAIFEAIEINDDIKEIISEKAGTEQEVQKYADEHGMIKIEQDGVLKILKGLTTVEEVQRVTEGSKSVGGEVEDDK
- the pilM gene encoding type IV pilus assembly protein PilM, giving the protein MLEFLKSNKNRFVGIDFGTSSIKVVELSYKDQKVFLENYGFVDLKQNVGEKQNIDPKKHFYEQKMAEAIKKLVEMMDLKSKSAYVSIPGFSGLITIIELPEMENDELAKAIQFEAHKYIPSSLDEIAMSWEIIEHISDTSTLSSQMPDVGGIKGKKIKVLLVAAPKKDVERFERLLGETNVNVAAIELETFSIVRSLINDDAGNFLIIDIGSRATNIILVEKGVVVVNRNIDAGGNEITSTISESMNISKQRGEDLKKGEKDFLNSNESRLVIPILEFIASESKRILDAYKIKNKNIRIDGVLLSGGTSKMKGLEQYLSNFLKMDVKVADPWRRIMIKDNNVAALIKRLGGSFTVALGLALRGAEEYKRK
- a CDS encoding phosphoribosyltransferase family protein, with the translated sequence MGELSTVFSRSYKLILDILFPITCISCGKEDEWICQDCLSNIFIKNEHVCGICEKVITPDGKTCLACKKKSALGALITAVSYKNPTVAQAVHFYKYRFIPDLHIQLGNLMIKAIQKTDLPLPDIIIPIPLHPRRLRWRGFNQSALLAKHISLKLLPGTEILMDEKILIRKKYTFPQMKISSYQQRKENIKGAFSITNPEKIKSKTILLIDDIATTGSTIFECTRILKDSGAKEIYAAVIARQEIKKL